The Oceaniferula flava genome contains the following window.
TGATGTTTGATACTATTGTTCATAAGGTGGTAGCATTCTACAGAAACCGTTGGCTCGGCCTCGACTACCTTCTCATTCAATCTTCGCTACGGGAGCATTTTTTGTCTGCACTACGATGGATAAAAAAAGACCGACTCACACAGAGGTGAGTCGGTCTTCGGGAAATGGTTCAACCCAATTGGGCGTGTTAGCGACGGCGACGTAGCACCAGTGAGCCCGCGCCGAGGAGCACCATCAGCGCACTGCTGGGCTCGGGAACAACGGACCAGCTGATAGCGGCGATGCCTGCACCGTCGTTTTCTCCGCCGGGGCCCGAACCGGTCGGTGTATTGTATTGGAAAATTTTATCGGAACCAAACACAGGAATGACGTCAGAGTTTTCGTCTGCGCTAACTCCGATGATATCAAAATTCACATTGTAGATATCAACGTCTTCCAAGAAGGTGACTTGGACCGTCTCACCTGGTTCGACTTCCAGCGACTGCTGAAAACTGTCGCTGTCGTTCTTAAATTGCGAACCCACAGCCACTGTGTAGGTTGATTCAGGGACGATTTCAAATCTTACCAAGCCGTAACCGGGAACGTTGACCTCCACTTGTTCTCCGTCGCTGATGGCCTGATCGCCAGCATTGTCAAAATCAAGAGCGATGACTCCCGTGTCCCCGGAAATCTGCATCGAGTTAAAATCAATGGTAAAGGCATTCGCTGCGGTGAGCATCGCTGCCGAAGCGATTAGGGTGAGAAATTTGGATTTCATGCTAAGGGTGCTTGGTTTACTTCTTTTTTATATCAGGAAAGCCTAACTAATAACAAGCCTGTTTTTTGAAAAAACGAGTCATGCTCCTTGAGTAGGCGATGATTTCCTGATTTTTAAGGGGTAAAATTTTATCTTTGTAGGTGCTTTCGGTGGAAATGAGCTTTATTGAAGTGATTTGATCCACTGCACCAGCTTCTCGGTGTCCTCCTTGCTGAATGACTCCGAGAGTGTCTGCGGCATGATCGGCTGGAAGCCGTCCGGATACTCGGCGCCAGGGTTGAGGATGGCGCGGCGGATATAATCTTCATCCACCGTCATCTCGATGACTTCACTGCCGCGGCGGACCTTCTGTTTTTTACCAAACATCCCCTTGAACGAGGGACCGACCAGTTTGTTGCCGTTGGTGGTGTGGCAGGAGGCGCAGAAAGTTTTGTGCAGCACGTCCACGCGACTGAGTTGGGTCTCGCTGACCTCACCCAGCACGACCGCGTCCGCAGGCAGGGGGCGGATTTCTCCGGCGAGCTCCTTGGGTTTTTCGTTCAGGTTATACCAGCACTCGCCGGCGAAGAGGCTTCTGCCGCTGGCGCTGGTCAGTGAGCGATTGAGCACGATGTGGGTGACGTAGCCGGTTTTCATCGTGGGCATTTTGAGGAACACACGCTTGCGATCGGCCGAGACGGAAATGGCTTCGGGTGTCAGCTTGTGCTGATCGATTTTCGGCCCGCCGTATTTTTCATTCGGTGCGTAAGTCCAGCTATCGATCAGGTAGTAGCCAGGGTCCCAGCCTTGCCCCTCGGCGAGCGGCTCGGTGAACTCAATTTCCAGACCGTCGCTCTTCGCACGCACGGCCAACATCTCAAAGGGGACCGGCTCGGCGTATTCGATGCGCAGCAGGCCGTTGCGCTTGGCATTGCCCCAGTTCCCCACGTGCCCGGCGATGCCGGCGTAGAGGTGGCCGTCGGGGCCCCATTCGAGTCGGTTGATGCCGCC
Protein-coding sequences here:
- a CDS encoding PEP-CTERM sorting domain-containing protein (PEP-CTERM proteins occur, often in large numbers, in the proteomes of bacteria that also encode an exosortase, a predicted intramembrane cysteine proteinase. The presence of a PEP-CTERM domain at a protein's C-terminus predicts cleavage within the sorting domain, followed by covalent anchoring to some some component of the (usually Gram-negative) cell surface. Many PEP-CTERM proteins exhibit an unusual sequence composition that includes large numbers of potential glycosylation sites. Expression of one such protein has been shown restore the ability of a bacterium to form floc, a type of biofilm.) is translated as MKSKFLTLIASAAMLTAANAFTIDFNSMQISGDTGVIALDFDNAGDQAISDGEQVEVNVPGYGLVRFEIVPESTYTVAVGSQFKNDSDSFQQSLEVEPGETVQVTFLEDVDIYNVNFDIIGVSADENSDVIPVFGSDKIFQYNTPTGSGPGGENDGAGIAAISWSVVPEPSSALMVLLGAGSLVLRRRR